In Methanosphaera sp. ISO3-F5, a genomic segment contains:
- the cobJ gene encoding precorrin-3B C(17)-methyltransferase, with translation MISLVGIGSKREHMTLKAADRIKEADVIIAYHPYLEHIEDLLEGKEVLRRGMGDEMERVELAIEMEKEGKKVAIISSGDPGIYGMANVYFQIIDKYSDLEFEVIPGVTAATYSASALGAPLHDLAIISLSDLLTPLEEIQRKIKYAAIADLVIAFYNPKSKTRTVPFETACDILVENRNPETPVGIVKTEGTDTITHICKLKELKDQDIHMSTTIIVGNSMTYVKKGKMITPRGYKMSAKLPEQTEEFYERFFNGDIQIGQNTDCEYFPCHNNEESCTFCYCPFYPCADGSTGGKWIEDKSVWNCKDCNWVHQNAVVDEILDYVKENIKSMEDFDKKKKELLKLRRATIYKTRDLNFNRNYDLEE, from the coding sequence ATGATAAGTTTAGTTGGTATAGGATCAAAAAGAGAACACATGACTCTTAAAGCAGCAGACAGAATAAAAGAAGCTGATGTAATAATAGCATATCATCCATATCTAGAACACATCGAAGACTTACTGGAAGGAAAAGAAGTTCTAAGAAGAGGTATGGGAGATGAAATGGAAAGAGTAGAACTTGCAATAGAAATGGAAAAAGAAGGAAAAAAAGTTGCAATAATAAGCTCAGGAGACCCTGGAATATATGGAATGGCAAATGTATACTTCCAAATAATTGACAAATATTCTGACCTTGAATTTGAAGTAATACCTGGAGTAACTGCAGCAACATATTCAGCAAGTGCATTAGGAGCACCATTACATGACCTTGCAATAATAAGTTTAAGTGATTTATTAACTCCTCTAGAAGAAATACAAAGAAAAATTAAATATGCAGCAATAGCAGACTTAGTAATAGCATTCTACAATCCAAAAAGTAAAACAAGAACAGTACCCTTTGAAACAGCATGTGACATACTAGTAGAAAACAGAAACCCTGAAACACCAGTAGGAATAGTAAAAACAGAAGGAACAGACACAATAACTCACATATGTAAACTCAAAGAACTTAAAGACCAAGATATTCACATGTCAACAACAATAATTGTCGGAAATTCAATGACTTATGTTAAAAAAGGTAAAATGATAACACCACGTGGATACAAAATGTCTGCAAAACTACCAGAACAAACAGAAGAATTCTATGAAAGATTCTTTAATGGTGACATCCAAATAGGACAAAATACAGACTGCGAATATTTCCCATGCCATAATAATGAAGAAAGCTGCACATTCTGTTACTGCCCATTTTATCCATGTGCCGATGGATCAACAGGTGGAAAATGGATAGAAGACAAGAGTGTATGGAATTGTAAAGACTGTAACTGGGTACATCAAAATGCAGTTGTGGATGAAATTCTTGATTATGTAAAAGAAAATATTAAGTCAATGGAAGACTTTGATAAAAAGAAAAAAGAATTATTAAAGCTTAGAAGGGCAACAATTTATAAAACAAGAGATTTAAACTTTAATCGTAATTATGATTTAGAAGAATAA
- a CDS encoding 4Fe-4S binding protein: MNVRPNSELLTICNCCPCCCLWRVYPNLSDTIQNDFYKLPGVSLKYDIESCVGCGKCVEVCFADCITIKDNKVSIDQEVCIGCGQCSNNCPTNAIELQYEKRDVQSVYDKINSLVNIKS, from the coding sequence ATGAATGTAAGGCCAAACTCAGAATTGCTTACAATATGTAATTGTTGTCCATGTTGCTGCTTATGGAGAGTATATCCTAATTTAAGCGACACTATACAGAATGATTTCTATAAACTTCCAGGAGTATCATTGAAGTATGATATTGAATCATGTGTAGGTTGTGGAAAATGTGTTGAAGTATGTTTTGCAGATTGTATAACCATTAAGGATAATAAAGTATCCATAGACCAGGAAGTATGTATTGGTTGTGGACAGTGCAGTAACAATTGTCCAACAAATGCTATCGAGTTACAATATGAAAAACGAGATGTTCAAAGTGTCTATGATAAAATAAATTCATTGGTTAATATAAAATCCTGA